In a single window of the Gemmatimonadota bacterium genome:
- the dps gene encoding DNA starvation/stationary phase protection protein Dps, whose translation MATNRKKVPAGKKAPARRTASAEAATPLLYPTKNDLPSATRSEVVALLNQRLAECIELQTQCKQAHWNVKGRDFIALHKLFDEINESVEEYIDEIAERIVQLGGIAEGTVRIVAARSDLIDYPLVLTSGDEHAAALSDSLSSFARSTRMGIEEMDDLHDAVSQDMLTEITRGTDQWLWFVESHLVDRGPKG comes from the coding sequence ATGGCTACCAATCGCAAGAAAGTTCCTGCCGGCAAGAAGGCCCCGGCCCGGCGTACCGCGTCCGCCGAAGCGGCGACGCCACTGCTCTATCCCACCAAGAACGACCTGCCGTCGGCCACGCGCTCGGAGGTCGTCGCCCTCCTCAACCAGCGTCTCGCCGAATGCATCGAGTTGCAGACGCAATGCAAGCAGGCCCACTGGAATGTGAAGGGGCGCGACTTCATCGCCCTGCACAAGCTCTTCGATGAGATCAACGAGTCAGTTGAGGAATACATCGACGAAATCGCCGAACGGATCGTGCAGCTCGGCGGGATCGCCGAAGGCACGGTGCGGATCGTGGCCGCGCGTTCGGACCTGATTGATTACCCGTTGGTACTCACCTCCGGGGACGAGCACGCCGCGGCGCTTTCCGATTCGCTTTCGTCGTTCGCTCGCTCGACGCGCATGGGGATCGAGGAGATGGACGACCTCCACGACGCCGTGAGCCAGGACATGCTCACCGAGATTACCCGCGGGACCGACCAATGGCTCTGGTTCGTGGAATCACACCTCGTGGACCGCGGCCCCAAGGGGTGA
- a CDS encoding ATP-binding protein, whose translation MGEFTTLEIVGVLVQWTSALVLLGLFRQLARLGAQQRLLTTWSIAWGSLLIGLTGYLVAPLASGLGWSVPPILAAFAASLYAPAKFVFLAMVALGAIQAAGIPVARVTERRVAFAAAVLGLVMSLLLPQGRIIQVQVIVTPLLFLACAVLILRRVHAPYRRAPSFLAVALACYAALWLIYFLAVFFGSVLRESAPWIDAIARASGYGDALVATLLGAAVVACVVQASFIDLAAEREGRLNDLATSEARLLGIIEAAEEAIITLDAEGRVDLGNSATERMFGTTMPAMLGRSLESFVVISETLPGQVTTQSIAARLGVQLEGPLTLRGDGVRSDGSEFPLEFSVGVLRSTERTGSVVILRDLTQQRSAEAEREQFERRVADSEKMLAIGRLVSGVAHELNNPLAVVLGQSEQLLQETRDAETRGSLQLIYEQAHRARHIVKDLLAFVRQREKRRDPVDLAVLVQRVVAGHAAEQRASGVTVTLDLPEAMPRALADRLAIEQVVVNLLDNACAAAGNGGLVRLHCWDVGDMVMLAVEDNGPGVPAEEVGRIFEPFFTTKPVGQGTGLGLSVSLGIVEQHGGTLRLENRPAPGVGARFVLALPIATADEVAWTPSTATTLRAIPRPAAAYGSGATVLIIDDESSVRSTLSRLLHRSGWLVREAVSGEEGLAILLHASDAELPVLVLCDLKMPGIGGRELFARLRAERPVLLGRLMFVTGDVVEPATAAFIAESGCEVVEKPYTVAELARAMERVLRR comes from the coding sequence GTGGGAGAATTCACCACCCTCGAGATTGTCGGCGTGCTGGTCCAGTGGACCAGCGCGCTCGTCCTGCTGGGTCTCTTCCGTCAGCTCGCCCGGCTCGGCGCACAGCAACGACTGCTGACGACCTGGTCGATCGCTTGGGGCTCACTGCTCATCGGCCTCACCGGCTACCTCGTCGCCCCACTCGCCAGCGGACTGGGGTGGTCGGTGCCGCCGATCCTCGCGGCGTTCGCGGCATCCCTCTATGCCCCCGCGAAGTTCGTCTTCCTCGCGATGGTTGCCCTGGGCGCGATCCAGGCGGCGGGTATTCCCGTCGCTCGCGTCACCGAGCGCCGGGTGGCCTTCGCCGCCGCGGTGCTCGGCCTCGTGATGAGCCTGCTGTTGCCACAGGGACGGATCATTCAGGTACAGGTGATCGTCACGCCGCTGCTCTTCCTGGCCTGTGCCGTCCTGATCCTGCGCCGGGTGCACGCGCCCTACCGCCGGGCACCGAGTTTCCTCGCGGTGGCCCTGGCCTGCTACGCCGCGCTCTGGCTGATCTACTTCCTCGCGGTCTTCTTCGGATCGGTGCTCCGCGAGAGCGCCCCCTGGATCGATGCCATTGCCCGCGCGTCGGGATATGGTGATGCGCTCGTTGCCACGCTGCTTGGTGCTGCCGTCGTCGCCTGTGTGGTGCAGGCCTCGTTCATCGATCTCGCCGCCGAACGTGAAGGGCGCCTCAACGATCTCGCGACCTCCGAAGCGCGACTTCTCGGCATCATCGAGGCGGCCGAAGAAGCGATCATCACACTCGACGCCGAAGGGCGTGTCGATCTCGGGAATTCCGCGACCGAGCGGATGTTCGGTACGACGATGCCGGCAATGCTCGGCCGCTCGCTTGAATCATTCGTCGTGATCAGCGAGACACTCCCGGGGCAGGTTACCACCCAGTCGATTGCTGCGCGACTCGGCGTTCAGCTCGAGGGGCCGCTCACACTGCGCGGCGACGGTGTTCGCAGTGACGGGAGTGAGTTTCCGCTGGAATTCTCCGTCGGCGTGCTGCGGAGCACCGAACGCACCGGCAGCGTGGTGATTCTCCGTGACCTGACGCAGCAGCGGAGCGCGGAGGCTGAGCGGGAGCAGTTCGAGCGTCGCGTGGCGGATTCCGAGAAGATGCTGGCGATCGGACGGCTGGTGTCGGGCGTTGCGCACGAGCTGAACAACCCGCTCGCCGTGGTGCTCGGGCAGAGTGAGCAATTGCTGCAGGAGACGCGCGACGCCGAGACGCGCGGATCGCTGCAACTCATCTACGAGCAGGCGCACCGGGCCCGTCACATCGTGAAGGACCTGCTCGCGTTTGTCCGTCAACGCGAGAAGCGCCGTGATCCGGTCGACCTGGCCGTGCTGGTACAGCGGGTCGTGGCCGGGCACGCGGCGGAGCAGCGGGCCAGTGGCGTGACGGTGACGCTCGATTTGCCGGAGGCGATGCCGCGGGCTCTTGCCGATCGCCTCGCCATCGAGCAGGTGGTAGTCAACCTGCTCGACAACGCCTGCGCTGCCGCGGGCAATGGCGGCTTGGTACGGCTTCACTGCTGGGACGTCGGCGACATGGTGATGCTCGCGGTGGAGGACAACGGGCCGGGCGTCCCGGCGGAGGAAGTCGGCCGGATCTTCGAGCCGTTCTTCACGACCAAGCCTGTCGGGCAGGGGACCGGGCTCGGGCTCTCGGTGTCGCTCGGCATTGTCGAACAGCACGGCGGAACGCTGCGGCTCGAGAATCGTCCGGCGCCGGGGGTGGGCGCCCGGTTCGTCCTCGCGCTGCCGATCGCGACAGCTGACGAGGTCGCCTGGACCCCGTCGACCGCGACCACTTTGCGGGCGATTCCACGGCCGGCGGCGGCGTACGGGAGCGGCGCGACGGTGCTGATCATCGATGATGAGAGCTCGGTTCGGTCGACGCTCTCCCGCCTGTTGCACCGGAGCGGCTGGCTGGTGCGCGAAGCGGTGTCGGGCGAGGAGGGGTTGGCGATATTGCTGCACGCGAGCGATGCCGAACTTCCTGTCCTCGTGCTCTGCGACCTGAAGATGCCCGGCATCGGGGGACGCGAACTCTTCGCCCGCTTGCGCGCCGAGCGGCCGGTGCTGCTGGGCCGCCTGATGTTCGTGACGGGCGACGTGGTCGAGCCAGCCACGGCGGCGTTCATCGCCGAGAGTGGCTGCGAGGTGGTCGAGAAGCCGTACACCGTGGCGGAACTTGCGCGCGCGATGGAGCGGGTGCTCCGCCGGTAG
- a CDS encoding alpha-L-fucosidase, whose translation MTPLSRRTFVATAGLAVPALQRIRPAIAVAGSDDRMAWWREARFGLFLHWGLYSILAGKWKDDGRWAEWIRNNAQIPVKEYDELLKQWNPTAFDPDEWASLAKRAGMKYAVLTTKHHDGFCLWDSPLGDFDVMATPSQRDICRDLAKALRKRDIRVGWYHSIMDWHHHDYLPRRDWELATRPVGDARFDRYVTYLHTQVDELLSNYGPIDILWFDGQWEATWTHKLALALEAQIREKAPKLLINNRIDGSGAPKGSELGDFGTPEQKIPATGIPGEDWESCITMNDNWGYKASDQNWKTPRKLVEILVETASKGGNLLLNVGPMGDGRFPPEAVTRMEAIGAWMRVHGKAIYGTTASRFADPKGFLSTTAGERQLHLFVLDWKPGPLALPGLQSRPEKALLLGAKDIPLPVAVANGVMSVMLPEVAPDSLLPVITLRFEEPIRFEAAAK comes from the coding sequence ATGACACCACTCTCCCGCCGCACCTTCGTCGCCACGGCCGGCCTCGCCGTGCCGGCGCTGCAGCGCATTCGCCCCGCGATCGCGGTTGCCGGTAGCGACGACCGGATGGCCTGGTGGCGCGAGGCACGCTTCGGGCTCTTTCTGCACTGGGGCCTCTATTCGATTCTCGCCGGAAAGTGGAAGGACGACGGGCGGTGGGCCGAATGGATCCGCAACAATGCCCAGATTCCGGTCAAGGAATACGACGAACTCCTGAAGCAGTGGAACCCCACCGCGTTCGATCCCGACGAATGGGCCTCGCTCGCCAAGCGCGCGGGAATGAAATACGCCGTGCTCACCACCAAGCATCACGACGGCTTCTGCCTCTGGGACTCCCCGCTCGGCGATTTCGATGTGATGGCGACGCCGAGCCAGCGGGATATCTGTCGCGATCTGGCGAAGGCGCTCCGCAAGCGAGACATCCGGGTGGGATGGTATCACTCGATCATGGACTGGCATCACCACGATTACCTGCCGCGCCGCGACTGGGAACTCGCCACGCGGCCGGTGGGTGATGCGCGTTTTGACCGCTACGTGACCTACCTGCACACCCAGGTCGACGAACTGCTCAGCAACTATGGCCCGATCGACATCCTCTGGTTCGATGGCCAGTGGGAAGCGACCTGGACTCACAAGCTCGCCCTCGCGCTCGAGGCGCAGATCCGCGAGAAGGCGCCGAAGCTCCTGATCAACAACCGGATTGACGGCAGCGGCGCGCCGAAGGGGAGTGAACTCGGCGACTTCGGCACCCCGGAGCAAAAGATTCCGGCGACCGGCATCCCTGGCGAAGACTGGGAATCGTGCATCACGATGAACGACAACTGGGGCTACAAGGCGAGCGACCAGAACTGGAAGACGCCGCGCAAGCTCGTCGAGATCCTGGTGGAGACCGCGTCGAAGGGCGGCAATCTGCTGCTGAATGTTGGCCCGATGGGTGATGGCCGTTTTCCACCGGAGGCCGTCACCCGGATGGAGGCGATCGGCGCCTGGATGCGAGTCCACGGCAAGGCGATCTACGGCACCACGGCGTCACGCTTCGCCGACCCGAAGGGATTTCTCTCGACCACCGCCGGCGAGCGGCAGCTGCACCTCTTCGTGCTCGACTGGAAGCCGGGGCCGCTGGCGTTGCCGGGGTTGCAGAGCCGTCCGGAGAAGGCGCTCCTTCTCGGCGCGAAGGACATTCCCTTGCCGGTAGCGGTCGCCAACGGAGTGATGTCGGTGATGCTCCCCGAGGTCGCGCCCGATTCGCTGCTGCCGGTGATCACGCTTCGGTTCGAGGAGCCGATCCGGTTCGAGGCGGCGGCGAAGTAA
- a CDS encoding 6-bladed beta-propeller, whose amino-acid sequence MRHLWLPLVVIAVPVAAQTPAKWRLVPEVTYGAADESAGELSDVRGIEVAKNGNVLVLDYKAQAVKLFAPDGKFIRNIGRGGGGPAEYETPNGFTRAPDGTIWINDPGNNRVTILREDGTLVKTMPRDVHTYGFIWDGKFDRQGRLMQGVSAPPPRGYRLQRTNYLTGQADSLVPRGCVPPEVVADTRPSSYSFRSKTGGGTTMGIPFTPDMMKVVHPAGYIWCAYGSTYTVYRIGLEKGDTLGVIRGEAPALPIPASVRDAAIANIKEIASKYGEPNYSPAGIPTSYPRLHELQIDDRDRIWVGLTPVGTPEARYDVYSADGKLVAKASIPSRLKGYLSFVFRGDKLYALAQDADDVPLVMRFRIEVVK is encoded by the coding sequence ATGCGTCATCTGTGGCTCCCACTGGTAGTCATCGCGGTTCCGGTTGCAGCGCAAACCCCGGCGAAATGGCGGCTGGTGCCGGAAGTGACGTACGGTGCTGCCGATGAGTCGGCTGGGGAGCTCTCGGATGTGCGGGGGATCGAGGTCGCCAAGAACGGCAATGTGCTGGTGCTCGACTACAAGGCGCAGGCGGTGAAGCTGTTTGCACCCGATGGCAAGTTCATCAGGAACATTGGCCGGGGCGGCGGCGGACCAGCGGAGTACGAGACCCCTAATGGTTTTACGCGCGCCCCCGACGGTACCATCTGGATCAACGACCCGGGAAACAACCGCGTGACTATTCTTCGCGAAGATGGCACGCTGGTCAAGACAATGCCGCGCGACGTCCATACCTACGGTTTCATCTGGGATGGCAAGTTCGATCGTCAGGGTCGGCTGATGCAGGGCGTCTCCGCCCCCCCGCCGCGAGGTTATCGCCTTCAGCGAACGAACTACCTGACGGGGCAGGCCGACAGCCTGGTCCCTCGCGGATGTGTGCCGCCCGAGGTGGTCGCAGACACGAGGCCTTCCTCGTACAGCTTCCGCAGCAAAACTGGCGGAGGGACCACCATGGGGATCCCGTTCACGCCGGACATGATGAAGGTGGTCCATCCGGCAGGATACATCTGGTGCGCCTACGGATCGACCTACACGGTATACCGGATTGGACTGGAGAAGGGCGATACCCTTGGAGTCATTCGCGGAGAGGCGCCGGCGCTTCCGATCCCAGCCAGTGTACGCGATGCGGCCATCGCCAACATCAAGGAGATCGCCTCGAAGTACGGCGAGCCGAATTACTCGCCGGCCGGGATACCCACCAGCTATCCGCGCCTCCACGAACTGCAGATCGACGATCGCGACAGGATCTGGGTTGGCCTCACTCCCGTTGGCACACCGGAAGCGCGATACGATGTCTACAGCGCCGATGGAAAGCTGGTGGCGAAGGCTTCGATTCCCTCGAGGCTCAAGGGGTATCTCTCCTTTGTGTTCCGTGGCGACAAGCTCTATGCGCTCGCCCAGGATGCCGATGATGTGCCATTGGTCATGCGCTTTCGCATCGAGGTCGTGAAATGA
- a CDS encoding Hsp20/alpha crystallin family protein: protein MMSRHQMPRFAGRNGFALEPSIDRFIARAFDVPVWSGGADVQELADQAVITLDVPGVKPEQLKVSAENRTITVNVEREGRGNFTRQYTIGSKYDLAGLNAKLELGVLTLTLPVATEAMSREVPVTVA, encoded by the coding sequence ATGATGTCCCGCCATCAGATGCCCCGTTTTGCCGGCCGTAACGGCTTCGCCCTTGAGCCGTCGATTGATCGTTTCATCGCCCGCGCCTTCGATGTGCCGGTGTGGAGTGGCGGTGCCGACGTGCAGGAACTCGCCGATCAGGCAGTGATCACTCTCGATGTGCCTGGTGTGAAGCCGGAGCAGCTCAAGGTCTCGGCCGAGAATCGGACGATCACCGTGAACGTCGAGCGCGAAGGGCGCGGCAACTTCACTCGCCAGTACACCATCGGCAGCAAGTACGATCTTGCCGGCCTGAATGCGAAGCTCGAGCTGGGCGTGCTCACGCTGACGCTCCCGGTTGCCACTGAGGCGATGTCGCGGGAAGTGCCTGTTACCGTCGCGTAG
- a CDS encoding alkaline phosphatase family protein has translation MPKTPAALVAALLLLTSCSPSSAPANHPVPVARDQALVLISLDGFRADYLDRPVARNLQALARGGVRAEWMTPSFPSKTFPNHYSIVTGLYPEHHGIVANNIRDPLLGSFTMADSMAVRDGRWWGGEPIWVTAEKQGKRAANFFWPGSEAEIGGVRATIYKRFEDTFPNAARVDSVLTWLSRPKGQAPSLVTLYFSDVDHAGHTFGPGAPETDAAIARVDSMIGRLMTGLAARGQLDRVNVIVVADHGMQSTPKNQLIALDDYISLDDVDVIDWTPVGAIAPKPGKLEAVYAKLKGANPHLQVYRKGEVPARFHFNDNPRITPLVLIADEGWSITRRGKVDAWSAASASHGWDNTLPSMRALFVAAGPAFRRGYVAHSFQNIHVYALMCAILGLKPAANDGSLDSTRAMLRSETGDAAEASAARMMHQIEILASDSFEGRGPGTRGDTLTVRHISEEFRKLGLRPMGANGSFLQPVEMVRIKGGGTFALQRDGVMLDSGNQVVLAPGVDSARSVSGEMVFVGYGIATLDHRWDDYKNVDVRGKIVVQLAGLPSGPEWDALSVNIPTSLKAEAAMDRGAAGIVVVTSDLAVRANQSARPVTGLARDAAAPPVATTLLVGPEAGARLLSPAGALEALRATARSKSFSPVAVPGRLSIHYAPTVMRFTTHNVVALVAGTDPAARDEYVIVSAHHDHLGRDTTLKGDQIFNGALDNAGGIAQLLEMARAAAASPARRSVLFVATAVEELGLLGAEWYVRHPAVPLAKTAGVINLDFMTPWGRTRDVISIGDGMSTLDTLVRNAAAAQGRVMTRDPYPEQNFYVRSDHYAFAKAGIPGLFVGSGMDYVGRPAGWGKQRSDAYLAREYHRVNDDVRADWDLSGAVEDAAMLSDVVRRLANDSAWPSWTSRPATANYQRALKRLRGTL, from the coding sequence ATGCCCAAGACCCCCGCCGCCCTTGTTGCCGCACTACTCCTGCTCACCAGCTGTTCGCCTTCGTCCGCTCCCGCGAACCACCCTGTTCCCGTCGCGCGAGATCAAGCCCTGGTGCTGATCTCGCTCGACGGCTTTCGCGCGGATTACCTCGACCGACCGGTCGCGAGGAATCTCCAGGCACTGGCGCGCGGAGGCGTGCGCGCGGAGTGGATGACGCCGTCGTTCCCGAGCAAGACCTTCCCGAATCACTACTCCATCGTCACCGGCCTCTATCCGGAGCACCACGGCATCGTTGCGAACAACATCCGCGATCCGTTGCTTGGCTCATTCACCATGGCCGATTCGATGGCCGTGCGCGACGGTCGCTGGTGGGGTGGCGAGCCGATCTGGGTCACGGCCGAGAAGCAGGGGAAGCGTGCGGCCAATTTCTTCTGGCCCGGTTCCGAAGCCGAGATTGGTGGCGTTCGCGCGACGATCTACAAGCGCTTCGAGGACACCTTTCCGAATGCGGCCCGTGTCGATTCGGTGCTGACCTGGCTGTCGCGGCCCAAGGGGCAGGCGCCATCGCTGGTGACGCTCTACTTCAGTGATGTCGACCACGCCGGGCACACCTTCGGCCCCGGCGCACCGGAGACTGACGCCGCGATCGCCCGGGTGGACTCGATGATCGGCCGCCTGATGACCGGTCTCGCGGCGCGTGGCCAGCTCGACCGCGTCAACGTGATCGTGGTGGCGGACCACGGCATGCAGTCGACGCCGAAGAACCAGCTCATCGCGCTCGACGACTACATCTCGCTCGATGACGTCGACGTGATCGACTGGACTCCGGTGGGCGCGATTGCGCCGAAGCCCGGCAAGCTTGAAGCAGTGTACGCGAAGCTGAAGGGAGCGAACCCGCACCTGCAGGTCTACCGCAAGGGAGAAGTCCCGGCACGATTCCACTTCAATGACAACCCGCGAATCACGCCGCTGGTGCTGATTGCCGATGAGGGGTGGAGTATCACGCGTCGCGGAAAGGTCGACGCCTGGTCGGCCGCGAGTGCGTCGCACGGCTGGGACAACACCCTCCCGTCAATGCGAGCCCTCTTCGTGGCAGCCGGGCCGGCCTTCCGGCGCGGCTATGTGGCCCACTCCTTCCAGAACATCCACGTCTACGCCCTGATGTGCGCCATCCTCGGCCTGAAGCCAGCCGCAAACGACGGCTCGCTCGACTCGACCCGCGCGATGTTGCGCTCGGAGACGGGCGACGCGGCCGAGGCGAGCGCCGCGCGGATGATGCATCAGATCGAGATCCTCGCCTCGGATTCGTTCGAGGGTCGCGGCCCCGGCACTCGCGGCGACACGCTCACCGTGCGCCACATCAGTGAGGAGTTTCGCAAACTCGGCCTCCGGCCGATGGGGGCGAACGGCTCGTTTCTGCAGCCGGTAGAGATGGTGCGGATCAAGGGGGGCGGCACCTTCGCGCTGCAACGTGACGGGGTGATGCTGGACTCGGGAAACCAGGTGGTGCTGGCTCCAGGCGTTGACAGCGCTCGCAGTGTCAGCGGGGAGATGGTTTTCGTCGGTTACGGCATCGCGACGCTGGATCATCGCTGGGACGATTACAAGAATGTTGACGTGCGCGGCAAGATCGTCGTCCAGCTCGCAGGCCTGCCGAGTGGTCCGGAGTGGGATGCGTTGTCGGTCAACATCCCGACGAGCCTGAAGGCGGAAGCGGCGATGGATCGCGGCGCGGCAGGAATCGTCGTGGTGACTTCGGACCTCGCGGTACGCGCCAATCAGTCGGCCCGCCCGGTTACCGGACTCGCGCGTGATGCAGCTGCGCCGCCGGTGGCGACAACCCTGCTGGTGGGCCCCGAAGCGGGAGCACGCCTGCTCTCGCCGGCTGGCGCCCTTGAGGCGCTCCGTGCGACGGCTCGAAGCAAGTCGTTCTCTCCGGTCGCCGTTCCGGGTCGTCTCTCGATTCACTACGCGCCAACTGTAATGCGCTTCACCACGCACAACGTTGTGGCGCTGGTGGCGGGCACCGACCCGGCCGCCCGAGACGAGTACGTCATCGTCTCGGCGCATCACGATCATCTCGGCCGTGACACCACGCTCAAGGGTGATCAGATCTTCAACGGTGCGCTCGACAATGCCGGCGGCATTGCGCAGTTGCTCGAGATGGCGCGTGCGGCGGCCGCCAGCCCGGCTCGGCGCTCGGTGCTCTTCGTGGCAACGGCCGTCGAAGAACTCGGGCTCCTCGGTGCCGAATGGTATGTGCGCCATCCGGCGGTGCCGCTGGCGAAGACGGCCGGCGTCATTAACCTCGATTTCATGACGCCCTGGGGACGGACTCGCGATGTGATCTCGATCGGCGACGGGATGAGTACGCTCGATACCCTGGTCCGCAACGCGGCGGCGGCGCAGGGGCGGGTGATGACGCGCGACCCGTATCCGGAACAGAATTTCTATGTGCGCTCCGATCATTATGCCTTCGCGAAGGCCGGCATCCCCGGGCTCTTCGTGGGTTCGGGGATGGACTATGTCGGCAGGCCCGCAGGGTGGGGAAAGCAGCGCAGCGACGCCTACCTCGCGCGCGAGTATCACCGCGTGAACGATGATGTGCGCGCCGACTGGGACCTCAGTGGCGCGGTGGAAGATGCCGCGATGCTCTCCGACGTGGTGCGTCGGCTCGCCAATGACAGCGCCTGGCCCAGCTGGACATCACGCCCCGCCACCGCCAACTATCAGCGTGCCCTGAAGCGCCTCCGCGGTACTCTGTAG
- a CDS encoding DUF885 family protein — translation MVRRLAPFACLCLLAMPLAAQSRDASVPDLVALMAQPKSEIAQVLDRWQSDRGALSRRYTTEYSTVRRERFRSFNTTWRAQLKALPFEKLSRPAQVDYLLLDNKLRYELGLLDREAKLAGEMTALLPFADTLAALLEARRTLQRPDPATTARTIAWMTSQIDKTSKGLGNTDGVPTGVKATKIVAYRAADAIAGYKRQFAAWLRFYQGYDAQITWWIADPAKKFDAALDSYRKALREKVVGAREGQDEPIVGDPIGADGLAVDLAGEMIPYTPAELIAIAEKEYAFLETEAKRAAREMGFGDDWKAALEKVKTEYPPVGEQVTAVRDMAWEATRYVEEHNLVTVPALAKEVWRMEMMTPEAQKTNPFFLGGEVIQVSSPTDAMSEEEKVQALRANNAPMSRATVQHELIPGHHLQGFMADRNNTQRGIFDTPFYVEGWSLWWELHLWDLGFHSTPDQRMGALFWRMHRAARIIFSLKFHLGEWTPQQCIDFLVDKVGHERASATGEVRRSFNGNYSPLYQAGYLLGGMQLRSLYGDVVKGKKMTERQFHDAVLATGPMPIEMVRALLKPEVPLKRDYVANWRFSD, via the coding sequence GTGGTTCGTCGCCTCGCGCCATTCGCCTGCCTCTGCCTCCTCGCGATGCCGCTCGCCGCCCAGTCGCGCGATGCCAGCGTTCCCGACCTGGTTGCACTGATGGCACAGCCCAAGAGCGAGATCGCCCAGGTGCTCGACCGCTGGCAGAGTGACCGCGGCGCGCTGAGCCGGCGCTACACGACCGAATATTCCACGGTGAGGCGTGAGCGGTTCCGGAGCTTCAACACCACCTGGCGCGCCCAACTCAAGGCGCTGCCCTTCGAGAAGCTGTCGCGACCCGCGCAGGTGGACTACCTGCTGCTCGACAACAAGCTCCGTTACGAACTCGGCCTCCTCGACCGCGAGGCAAAGCTGGCCGGTGAGATGACGGCACTGTTGCCCTTCGCGGACACCCTCGCGGCACTGCTCGAGGCACGCCGGACCCTGCAGCGCCCCGATCCGGCCACTACGGCGCGAACCATCGCATGGATGACGAGCCAGATCGACAAGACGAGCAAGGGCCTCGGCAACACCGATGGCGTGCCGACCGGCGTCAAGGCGACGAAGATCGTGGCCTACCGCGCCGCCGATGCGATCGCCGGATACAAGCGGCAGTTCGCGGCCTGGCTCCGCTTCTATCAGGGCTATGACGCGCAGATCACCTGGTGGATCGCCGATCCCGCGAAGAAGTTCGACGCGGCGCTCGACAGCTATCGCAAGGCACTGCGTGAGAAGGTTGTGGGCGCCAGGGAAGGACAGGATGAACCGATCGTCGGCGACCCGATCGGCGCCGACGGACTCGCGGTGGACCTCGCGGGCGAGATGATTCCCTACACTCCGGCCGAACTGATCGCCATCGCCGAAAAGGAGTATGCCTTTCTCGAAACCGAGGCGAAGCGCGCCGCGCGAGAGATGGGTTTTGGTGATGACTGGAAGGCCGCACTCGAGAAGGTGAAGACCGAGTATCCACCCGTCGGCGAGCAGGTCACTGCCGTGCGTGACATGGCCTGGGAGGCCACCCGATACGTCGAAGAGCACAACCTCGTCACCGTACCGGCGCTCGCCAAGGAAGTCTGGCGGATGGAGATGATGACGCCGGAGGCGCAGAAAACCAATCCGTTCTTCCTCGGCGGCGAAGTGATCCAGGTCTCATCACCGACTGATGCGATGAGTGAAGAGGAGAAGGTGCAGGCGCTGCGCGCGAACAATGCGCCGATGTCCCGCGCCACCGTGCAGCACGAGCTGATCCCCGGACATCACCTGCAAGGGTTCATGGCCGATCGCAACAACACCCAGCGCGGCATCTTCGACACTCCATTCTATGTGGAAGGGTGGTCGCTCTGGTGGGAACTCCATCTCTGGGACCTCGGCTTCCACTCCACCCCCGACCAGCGCATGGGGGCACTCTTCTGGCGGATGCATCGCGCGGCGCGGATCATCTTTTCCCTCAAGTTCCACCTCGGCGAGTGGACGCCGCAGCAGTGCATCGACTTCCTCGTCGACAAGGTGGGCCACGAGCGCGCCTCAGCCACTGGCGAGGTGCGACGCTCCTTCAACGGCAACTATTCGCCGCTTTACCAGGCGGGCTACCTGCTTGGCGGGATGCAGCTGCGGTCGCTCTATGGCGATGTGGTGAAGGGGAAGAAGATGACCGAACGGCAGTTCCACGACGCGGTTCTCGCGACCGGACCGATGCCGATCGAGATGGTGCGCGCACTGCTGAAGCCCGAGGTCCCGCTCAAGCGCGACTACGTGGCGAACTGGCGCTTTTCGGACTAG